ccatggagtgatgtttctttctggcttgcttccactggcttgctcagcctgctctcttatagaacccaagatcaccaacccagggatggcaccacccacaaggggccctcccaccttgatcactaattgagaaaatgcccctcagctggatctcatggaggcatttcccccaactgaagctcccttctctgtgatagctctagcctgtgtcaagctgacacacaaaaccagccagtacacaaatTAAACTTTTAATTTGTATTGATAActaatatatagctcatggtttgcAATTGCTtgaaactgtttctttttttaggtactgctaattctcaaattttgcaattatttatgcaaatataatttaatttaagaGAATGTACTGTTCCTCACTTTATAggacatttaagagctcatactCACTTGCCCAGATCCCTTAGTGAGGGCAATGCTGTTgcctttataaaaatataaagagagtGGGGGCATGTTCTATGGAAGTATAGTCAAGtatgggggaagagggtgcctcagcaggcatcccttcccactgagaGACTAGCTGtaggacagtatagtatagaatacagTTTATTTAGGTCATtggaaggggagttaagagggttgtagagtcagagaaaggcagagaaagtagagaagtagaggagtagaggagaagaggcctccatgagcacctggagagagagggggaaagggaatgtGGACAGAGACAAGAGGGAAGTATAGAAACAGCAAGAATGCAAAGAAGCCCTTTTATAGCGAGTCATGCataccaggctgttgccaggtaactgtttgGCAGAGtatacctggatgttgccagggaAAGTGTGGGGCGAGGCATAGAAAGAATGCTAACAAATGCCACAGCAGATTTGCACACCAGGAAGATTATAGGCTTTACACAAGCACAATTAGCCAAACATTCTCATTTTTTACAGCATCAAAGTAGTAATAGCTTGAGATAACAATTCACTATTTCTAGAGAATGTGCACATCGTTGTAAAGACTTGCCCTGGATGTCCTTAATTAGCACATAATGGTGTAATCTTCAAGGACTTGTACAAGTTTTTAGcccttgtgggacagagaactTGGAGACTGTagaaactgtctttaaaaaactaatcaaagaaagaagtTGTAATGACCCTTATCTTTCATTAAATGTGAGCAGCTATTTGGACTCATTCATGAACTAGTCTGGAAATCAATCCAATATTGGAAAAAATAACAGCCTTCATTTAGAACACTAGCTCTGGACGTGTTCAGAGACATATTTGAAAATTGACAGCTGACTTGTATGAAGTTACATTTGTAGTGGATAAAATTGGATAAGATCTGGATTTTGAACAAGTATTACTGGATAAGTTAAGGCTCCTAATTTTTTAGGAGGATATGAATGTTACTCCtatttctgattttggaaaaGTAAACTATGTATATGTGACTATTGATACCTTCTCAACCTTTCTTGCTGCAACTactttaacaggagaagcaactaaaaatgtaattaCTCATTGCCTACATTGTTTTTCTATGCTgggtgttccaaatcagattaaaacagataatggaactggctattgcagtcaaacatttgagatgttttgtcaaCAATTTAATGTTAGCCATATTACTGGGATTCCTTATCCTCAAGGACAAGGTATTGTGGAACAGGACtatggaactttaaaacaatatcttcataaaataaagGGGGAATTATATCCCTGTACACCACAAATTTATTTAAATCGtgttcttattattttaaaagtttgaaatGGATGCAAAGGAACTCTCTCCTAAGTGTTTATGGCACTCTGCAACTAGGCATTCTTATGCCTAGGTTAAATGAAAGGATCTACTTATGAGCATGTGGCATGGTCCCAATCAGGTATTACTATGGGGAAGAGGAcatgtttgtattttttcctcaGAATGTTGAAGGAGCATGGGAGCTACCAGAGTGATTGGATATTGGTGAGACAATATCCCCGCTGATGCTGGGACAAAGAATGATGACTATGAGCTTGCTAAGTGCTCTGACAATGGTGAGATGAAACTGTTTTGGGCATATGTCCCTGACCGACCTTTGCTTTCCTATATCCCAGACTTGACAACTTGCATTGCTTCAATTTTTAGAGTGTGTGTGACTAAGAACATGGAGAATGTAGAAACTgtcttcaaaaaattaatcaaataaaGTTGTAAtgacccttctctttcctttaatgtgacaAGTTATTCAGACTCAATCATGAACTGGTctggaaataaatccaatattggaataaagaaaataacactGTTCACTTGGAATGCAGGCTCTGGAAATTTTCAGAAACATATTTGAAAACTGACAGCTGCCTCATGTATAGTTACActtgtaatagaaaaaaaatggacagGATCTGGATTTTGAACAAATACTATTGAATGTGTTAAGGCTCCTAATTTTTGATTAATCTATCATgtaaaaattacttttgtttcttctatgatatttaatataatttgtaTTGACTGTacactttctaattttgttaatgtgtTGAAATCTGGTGTGGCTGTGATGGTGGTCCATCAACCACCTTTTGTTTTATAGCCCATGAGTATTACAGGAAATTGGTAttctggggggaaaaaagctTTCAGATGCTGGAACAAGCGAGTCAGACTTTAAACAGAATTGAGAGTGTAGTGGGCTTGATTATTGCTGGTATGGCACTTTGATTGCATTAATAGCTTGCGCTTCGACACAAGAACTGAAGAAAGCTACttttgttaatcatttagcaAAAAATGTTGCTAATGCTCTGAGTATTCAAGAAGATTTAGACAGACATTTGGAACGGTGAATTGATGCTCTTTATAGTACTACTCAAATTATTGGAGAAGAAGTTCAGATTTTAAGAGTAAGAAGCTCTGTTGAGTGTCACTCTAAATTCCAATGGATTTGTATCACTTCTAAAATTTACAGTGACAGTCAAAATAATTTGGAGAAAGATCAAAGATACTTGCATGGTGTTTTGCATCACTCCTCTGGATATTTTAACTTTGCATTCCGAGATTATGAATTTAAGGAATGCTGCCCCCACTGAGTTTTGATGCTGTGGATATTGCTGATAAAATTATTTATGGCCTGAGGTCAGTATTTCCATCTTGGTCAAGCTTCCAGAATGGCATATATAGCATGATCGTGTTAGCCCTTCTTGTCATGGATACTTTTATTCCTGGACATTGTGATAAGACTTGCCTTGTACAACATCAAATTTTTGATGGCCAAAATATATggcttgaaaataaaaatggattcCATACAGAATTATTAATTGAACAGGCTAACAGTCAAAGACAGTTAAGATTCTGCACAGGTTCTTACCAACCGAAGACAGTTATGCATTGCTTTTGAAAAAATGCATATTTGATGAAAGGTAAGGAAGGCATTATTATCAGAAAAATCCAAGATAGGCACAGTCttgttaatgaaataaaaatggagagatgAGGCAAGCTTTTGGGACTGCTTCTAAAAATTTGGCAAATACTTCTCACTGGGATCAAGGAAGTAGGATCAGATAAGAATATTTACATTTGGGCTAAGGCAAAGTTCATGTAAAACTCTGCCTAGAAATGTGTGGCATTCCTTTTATCTTGATCATCCTGATTAAGTCCTAGAAACAGTGACCAGGGGGTATAAAAGTTGATGGGAGGAAAAATAAACCCACTTCAGCCTCATTCCTGGCTGGAGTTATgttataatgttgtctaattgtcttttcccCCCCaaatccccctccctcccttgagaccctgttgactgactgaactGACTTAATCCCTCCCTTACTTCAATTCAATattcttgaacacaggattcaccTCCATTTCAAgccctggtgcccctttaatactcaaaccatatatattatgtttttcttctctcagttTGCTATGCTTGTTTATAAAGCATATAAACTTTTGCATTTGCACTGTTCTTCATGGGATTTAAACTGAGAACAAAGTTTCTGCTGACCTCTTTTAAGATTTCCCTCAtcaatgtaattaatataaatctaCCTTAGCCTCAGGTAAACTCATCAGACAAGGAAGGACTCATCaaataccacaaaaaaaaaaaaaagtctctagtCCTAGGCCTAATACTAACATTCTTCTCCACTAAAACATCTTGGGCTAAGACTGCAAAATACAAATCGATATGAGCAACAAAGTCTTTTATATTCTGACTAGGGCAAAGGGGTATGGGTTAGACCAATAATCAAAGTTGCAGACACAGAACTTGTTTATTAGACATCAACCAGCCCAAACTGGGGAGAAGTGTGGAGCCAATGCCCCTGCTAGCGAACCACTGCACACAACTGGTAGGGCTCTGGAGTAACTGGCAGTGCATAAATGCCTTGGTCGCTGGGCCTGGGCTGTCCAGCAGGCACCGAGAAGCTAAAGCGCTGCAGGAGGCaggtgaagaagaggaagagttcCATGCGGGCCAGGGGCTCCCCCAGGCATGCTCGGCGGCCTGTGGGTGGGAGAGGGTTCAGTCAGTCTGGGACCTGATTGGGGCTCCACCCTTCAAGGCACCCTGGGGACAGACAGGCAGCCAGGCCTCCCCAGGCACCTGCAGAGAAAGGCATGAAGGCCTCATGCTTCACAAAGTGGCCCTGGGCATCCAAGAAGTGTTCAGGATGGAAGCGGAGGGGCTTCTCCCAGACAGTCTCATCCTTCAGCACGGAGGACAGATTGGGGATGAGGGTCGTCCCCTGGCAGGAGGCACATGGTGTGAACATGGACTGGGGTGGGGCTGCCTAGACCCTGGCCACCAGTTCACATGCACAGTCTCTACCTCACACACTGGATCCTTTCATTCAACCTCAACCCCAGAGCCTCTCAGCAGCTTCTCTGGTACCATCCAAGGCCCTGTGACAAAGTTCCTGTCTGTAGTGCTTCCTAAGACCCCTGAAGCTCATTTCACTGGACTTCCTCTTCTCCAGGGAATTTTGGGCAATGGCTGCAGTGTATTCACCCCCAGCTACATCCTGTCCCCATGTGGAAATCCAGGGTGTGGTGTTCTTGGTCTTTATCACCCTTGTTTGCCTAGTGGTGATTCTGGGACCAGGGTGGCCATGCCTACCTTGGGGATGAGGAAGCCTTGGAATTTAATGTCACGGGATGTCATATGGGGTACATTTGTTGGGACAATGTCTGCAAAGCGCTGCACCTCATGAATGACTGCATTGGTGAAGGGCATGCGGGCCTGGTCTGCCATCTCTGGACGCCGCACCTGCCCTATGACCTCATCAATCTCCTGGTGGACACGGCCTGGATAGATAGAATTTCTTCAGTGAAAAAGCAGCTCATCCTTGCACTTGTACCATTGACTTAATAAAATAGATAAGACTCCCATCAGTCTTGTGGAAGCCTAGGTCAAGCTAATGCTGGAGCCACTAGTTTCTCAAATGCTTCTTGCCCTCCCTCCCAGCCCTAGCCAGGCTCACGCTGCACATCTGGATGCAGGATCATGAGCAGCAGGGCCCAGGACAGTGTGGTTGAGGTGGTCACCATCCCCGCCATGAACAGGTCAATAACCACCATGCGCAGGTTCTTCTCATTGAAGGTGCTCTCAGGATTCCCCTTTACCTGGGCCGGGTAGAAAGTGTGGGCTCAGTAGGGAGAAGTCCCACAGTGGCCTCCCACTGTTTCCTGGAAGCCCAGGGGCTGAGTTACTTGGTGATGCAAAGGATATCACACATCTGGCCTCACAGCGCACAGGACCTCAACCCACAGCCCCTGGCCACATCTCTTGGAAATGCCAATCACCTTCTCCATCTCTGCTAAAAAGGCATCAGTCAGGTCTTGGGGTGGCTGGGCAGGATCCCAGGTTGTCTTGTGCTCAATTAACATCTTATCCACTAAGTCTATAAATGAATTCAACTTGGGGAAGGCTTTGCCAGGCAGCCCAGGGATGTGAAGAAGCACTGGGATTGCGTTCAGCACCTGTGGGAGAAACAAAACAGGtctagttgtttttatttctaattaagaattccttattttatttgtgtgtcggtgtgtgtgcatacatgtgtttgcatgtacacTATCAAATGTGTATAGAGGCTCATATTTGGTTATGAGAACAATGTATAGAGTAAATTCTGTTATATGAGACTCAGAGATCCAGCTCATGTCTACAGGCTTGATTGGTaagctcctttacccactgaccaTCTATCTCTTTTGCCCCTGAGTACTGTTTCTCCTCAGTGTTTACCAGGATCAGTCACAGTTCTCAGCCTCTTCCACAATGGACTCAGGATCTGTTTGTCCCTATCCATCACCTGTTCCTTCCTCAGTTCTAGCCTGCATGCTCAGGGTGAAGATAATAAATATTCTACTCTTCAAATATAACAGGTTTGTGTGGTTTCCCTGCAGGCTCGCCCCCTTTCCAGAGCCATTGACCTTGGTCTGACCCTCCCTTCCACTTACCTGAGGTTTGTCAATGTCCAAATCTTTCTCCCTGCCCTTGACTGTCACCAGGCCCTGACCCAACCACCTTGAATTCATACTTATTCTGATAGAATTTATAGAAGTGGCTATGCCCACTGCTCTGAGCCACATACCTCTGCAGTGAAGCCTGTGTCCTCTCCAAAGCTTTCCTTCAACGTTTGGAGCATCTTGTTGAAGAAAGGGTCTTCGTACTCAAACCGACGAGCATAAACAAGGGAGGCAATCACATTGCTCACAGCTTTGCTCAGGTGGGGGCTGGGGTTGAAGGGATGTTCTAGGAGCAGAGATGCAAGCAAGTCATGACATTGCTCGTCAGTCCCTGCCCACACTCTCCATCTCAAACAGCACCCACCTGCCTCCTTGGTGAAGGCATCACAGAGGTGGCTGGCCTCCTCTGTCACCCACTGCTCCAGAGATTTCTTGCCCAGGCTGAAGTCACGCAAGGTGGACACAGAGAATCTCCTCTGCTCTCGCCACTCAGGCCCGTAAGGTGCAAGGATCACACCTGCAGGTACATCTGTGTATAACTAAGGCTACCTAGCTATGCTGTCTCCTCTGTTCCCAACATTTCACTGTGGTCAGTCTTAGCAGTCAGTGCCCAACACTTTTCTAAAACATATTGGTACCTTCCATTCTGTAGGCTCCACCCTCCATCCCAGTGTCTTCTCTTGCATTGCCTGACCATTTCCTCTTCATTAGGCCTATCCATAATCTGCTCACCCTCTCAGGCCCTGCTCTCCCTGCCTTATCCACACTATAGATCTTTGCCTTTTGATTTGTGCCCAAAGCCCAGGTGATTATAAATGGGCAGCAGGGGGCGATCAGCAGTGTCCTCTCCATAGGTCACCAGCAGTTCCCGCACTGCCTTCAGTCCATTGATCACAATCACGGGCTTCCATGCCATCTGCAGGCTGAACACATCACCGTAGCGGTTTTGAAGCTGAAAGAGTGGGACAGAGCACTTAGGAAGTAGAGGTCCCCAGCAAAGGGGAAGGTCAATACTCCTCACACAAGTCtctggctctctgtctctgtggttgtctctctctctctctttctgtctctctctctctctctctctctctctctctctctctctctctctcacgcacacacacacactcacacagtacTTATTGAACCTTGTTTCGGACATATTCTGGGCAAATGCTCCATCACAGACCTACATTCCTAGCCTATGATTGGGGCACCTTGTCACTTGGTGACCATATCTTCTCAATTCAGCAAAGAACTCATAGCAAATATTATCATTCAGCTGTGACTCAGCCTGAGCAAGGTCCTTGGGCCCCTTCATACTCCACCATACAAGAAGAAATTCAGGTTCCTGAGATGGGCAGCCAGGCCTGAGACCACATAGCAGGAAGAGACTATTGCACACACGCCCCCCCCTTCACTTTGTCTTCCCAACAACTCTTTTTTTCTCATGGGGGCCATCTTCCCATCTTTTCTGGGGCTTCAGCACCACGATGTGCTGCCTGGGGTGCTCTGACCTCTTCTGTACTCCACCACCACCTCTCTCACCTTGTACAAGCTGTATGGCAAGTTCTCAAAGTCCACCTGCAGCAGGTTtcccagcccagggagtggcacaggGCCTGGAGGGTAGTGGGCAGTCCAGAATTTGCGCCGATGCACCAGGTCCACCAGAAGAAAGAAGATGGCTGTAAATATGACCATAGCCCATAGGTCATCTCCAATCAGCAGCCCCATGGCTGCCCACTGCTTCCAGGCTTTTGAAGGAATACTCGTTGCAGACACTTAGAATCAGAAAAGATCCTCTTATGACAGACTGGGAACCTGGTCCCTGATAAAGGAGGTAAGGCTGCACTTTGTTCTCTGCCTTGAGCCAAGTAGCTGTGTTAATGTTCAAACAGAGCCTCTATGGGGGGAAGGGTGTGTCAGAAAAATCCAGGGGAAGTCAACAACAGAGGTTcctgccctttcttctctcctgtaGTGCTTATCCAGGGGAGTGGCATTGATAACTCCACAGAGAGCTGCATAGTGGTTATGTTGGGCATATGTGAGCACAGCAGGCACAAAACCATGGACCCTGCCTCAAGGTGCAGTGGTCATAGACTGATTTGCCACATGGTCAAATATCTGAGGGGCCTGAGGACACTTTCTCAGAATGGAACAAGACCTTTTGGAGGCTTCATGGAACCCTTGGCTAGTAGGACACGAGGTCTGACTGACACCAGGGGCACTGTCACTGTGAAGCAAGGGCcactgaagtggcttctgtggctAGCTGATGAAGGTGAGGGAGAGGCAGTGTGAAGAAGGAGGCGCCAGCCTGTGGAACCTGGAGAACAGGTGGAAGGTCATTCAACTCTCGAGGGAAGCCAAATTCAAAACCTGGGAACTTCTTAGCTCTCAGCTTTCAAAGCTGAACATTTGTTACCAACTTCAATAGAATCCTGGAAAGGCCAGCTAGGAGTCCAGGTGGTTGTCAAATGGAGACCACTATCTAATTTTATTCACTCTTGGCTTCTTGTTATATCAAGCTCTGGACAAATAGTCATCTAAAGAGGGATGGAAAGGTGTCTTCTTCATGCCACATGGGCAGTGTTTTTGAGATACTTGTGAATACTGCCACACACAGGGATATAAGACTATCCTGGAGGCTCAAAGAGCACATTGTTTTCAGGACACAAGGAACTAACAGACACTGCAGGACAAAGCACCCAACTGTGACAGCAAATGCCACTGACTGGTTTTGTGGTGAGGGGTGGTGAGAAGACGGTAGCTGCAGCCCCTGAGGTTGTGTGTTTCATTCTGAAGCTGCTAATTTAATCAACGGAAGGCCAGACTCAGAACCTGGAAGCATCTTAGGTCAGATCTGAGAAAGCTGAGAAACTGTCAATAATTGTTGAGAGTCCCAGAGGCCTATAGGTTGGACCAAGTACTTCTCACAGGATGGCCTGCCTCTTTTTCACCCTTGGTTTCTTGGTGGGTCAGTTGTGCCCCTGACAGTCTTCTACATGGAGAGAGGTAAAACAGTGCTTCCCTCATGCCAGAGGTCTGTGGGCTGGGTGGGCAGgttccctccccacaccccaaccCCCATCTCACTGCATGTTCCTGCCTATTCCTCTTGGCCCTGCCCAGCTGAATTATGGTCAGATGGCAACTTGGAATGATGAATATCAAGTTTTCTCTAGCTTCATCCTGGCCCATAAGGAACTGCTACACAGTACAGGAGCCAACATAGGTACATGACAGTGGTGGGAGATGTGAGACAACTGATATGCAGTTACTGAAAGCTTAGGCAGGTAAGTTTCTTCTGGGATGACACAGGATCAAGCAAAACAAGTATATGGAGGTTAATACAGGACCGTCCCTCCTGTAGCAGTCTCTACCTCTTTGGGGTGTCATATATGGTGCTGACTGGGTGGTGGCCTCCAATGTGGGATGGAACAATTCAGGCCTGATTTTGCTGCTATACGGAAGTGAGCCCTGTGAGATGAGTATATAGATAGGTGCAGGGTGTCATACACTGTATGCTCTAAAGAGTGCCCTGGTTTCTTACCAGCTCTTGGGAGAAACCTGGATGCTCTGCTAACCACTGTTAGCATCCCTTCATCCTCACAGCCATGTGGACAACTGTGGTCTGTCAGGATCATGTGCCTTTAGGGGGACTGGGGTCTGAACAGTCATGTCAGCAGCACAGGTGTGCCATGTCCACAAGAGGAAGCTGAGTCCCTTGCCACCAGTGAGCAGCAGCGCTCCCAGGTTTGCAATTCTCTGAACGCATGTCAACAGGTAATTGATCGCTGTCCTTTGGACTCCACTGAAAGAGGATAGATGCAACCTGGGCGCATCTCCCCTGAACTCTGTTTATTTCCCTTCCTGCCATCACTCTGCCTTGTTTCATTGAAATGACCACCAGCAGTGAGTCTCAAAGCCATCTCTAGGTGTTCCTTCTTTCCCTAAGCAtcctgggaagtgggaagtgacTCATTAGGATGATTGTGACTCTTGAGTGTCACCTTTGGAAAGCTTAGTTGGGGCAAAGTTTGGCTAGTGGTTGACTAGGGTTGGTGACACTTTCATCCCCAATGGTTACTGTACCCCTCATGGTGCAAGGTCATAGCAGAACTGTGGTCCATTAGCACAGGCTGTTACCTATGAAATCTCAAACCACAGAACCAATGCTTGAGATGATGCAGTTGGCaagtaaagaaatgtaaaatattgTGAATCAACCTCAGATATaattcctggattttttttattcctaaAATGCACACAAACTGCTGAGCAGATGCATGACATGGGCCAACCTACATTTCCACCTCCCATGCTGAAGAAGTAGTTGCAGTTGGCAAAATTGTTCTGGAATCTAGATAGGGCCTGTGACTTATAATCACAAAGAACATAGTCCAAGGGGTTGGGGTGTGGGGCAATGCCCAGCAACCATGAATCAGGTTCCCCTGTGGCACTGTTTACTTGTAGGTGGGGCAGGGTCATCAGCCTCATGAAAATCTGAACTCAAATGAAATATGACAGTGGGCACAGCAGTGGCTCTTGGTTCTGAGCATGTCTCACCTGAGACAAAAGATCCCAGGTAGGAAGAAAGAGCATGATCTTTGATCATAGATGATATAATTGTGCATACAGAAAACAGGGAATGTTTCACAATACCATCTGAGAACAtcaaacaatttcagcaaaggcAAAAAgtcaacacacaaaaaaacactcgTTCTTTCCAAATCTAACAATGATATGCTATATGAaataacaatgaataaaaatttaaagagaataGAATGGCAAGCAGTATTACACATAAACTAGCATCAAAAAGAGTAACTATGCTAGGACAGGGTAGTGACTCTTACAGTACAGTGCTTGATGTGTAAGCTGAGGACATGAGTT
This portion of the Apodemus sylvaticus chromosome 17, mApoSyl1.1, whole genome shotgun sequence genome encodes:
- the LOC127667601 gene encoding cytochrome P450 2D26 yields the protein MGLLIGDDLWAMVIFTAIFFLLVDLVHRRKFWTAHYPPGPVPLPGLGNLLQVDFENLPYSLYKLQNRYGDVFSLQMAWKPVIVINGLKAVRELLVTYGEDTADRPLLPIYNHLGFGHKSKGVILAPYGPEWREQRRFSVSTLRDFSLGKKSLEQWVTEEASHLCDAFTKEAEHPFNPSPHLSKAVSNVIASLVYARRFEYEDPFFNKMLQTLKESFGEDTGFTAEVLNAIPVLLHIPGLPGKAFPKLNSFIDLVDKMLIEHKTTWDPAQPPQDLTDAFLAEMEKVKGNPESTFNEKNLRMVVIDLFMAGMVTTSTTLSWALLLMILHPDVQRRVHQEIDEVIGQVRRPEMADQARMPFTNAVIHEVQRFADIVPTNVPHMTSRDIKFQGFLIPKGTTLIPNLSSVLKDETVWEKPLRFHPEHFLDAQGHFVKHEAFMPFSAGRRACLGEPLARMELFLFFTCLLQRFSFSVPAGQPRPSDQGIYALPVTPEPYQLCAVVR